A portion of the Candidatus Cloacimonadota bacterium genome contains these proteins:
- a CDS encoding ribosome maturation factor RimP, translated as MEFFRAQIEKIARRISQEQNLALYDIEEKMTGKGRIITVYLTKIGGVGVDDCALFSRALGAELEEFDLIPDRYFLEVSSPGLERPLKLKSHWVSAINEKVAVQWTDGEQKRSAMGTLTEVNPDTVILDDRGTRVEIGLKSISKAKTVFLEKTKGEE; from the coding sequence ATGGAGTTTTTCCGTGCCCAGATCGAAAAGATTGCCCGCAGGATTAGTCAGGAACAAAACCTGGCGCTTTATGATATTGAAGAAAAAATGACGGGCAAAGGACGCATCATCACTGTTTACCTCACCAAAATTGGCGGTGTGGGGGTGGATGATTGCGCCTTGTTCAGCCGCGCCCTTGGGGCTGAGCTTGAGGAATTCGACCTGATCCCAGACCGTTATTTCCTGGAAGTTTCCTCCCCGGGGCTGGAGCGTCCTTTGAAGCTCAAAAGCCACTGGGTGAGTGCGATAAATGAAAAAGTTGCGGTGCAATGGACTGATGGCGAGCAAAAGCGTTCCGCCATGGGCACATTGACCGAAGTGAACCCAGATACAGTGATTTTGGACGACCGGGGCACAAGGGTGGAAATCGGGTTGAAATCCATTTCCAAAGCCAAAACTGTTTTCCTGGAGAAAACGAAGGGGGAAGAATGA